Below is a genomic region from Miscanthus floridulus cultivar M001 chromosome 1, ASM1932011v1, whole genome shotgun sequence.
AGGGACGCTggagccgagctcggcgccagcatcgatggcgccgagctagggtctattttctgaattctttccgctaggagtctatttatgagaaactttcgaaaaaaaagctaaaaaataaaaaattcggctcCAACGACAGCAGCACACTCAAATCTGGCTCGTCTCTTACAGCAGTAGCTCACCCAAAAGTGCCGCAAGCAGATTACTCATTTGGATATCACAAAAGCGAGGAGGAGGTATATATTCTATCCGTAGCTACCGCACTCACAGTTTCAAAACCGTCCCCTTTTCTACCCAGTAGCTTACCTTTCGGATTCGAATGTTGTCTCTCCAAAGTCCAAAATATCTTCTGAGCTGAGCGCTTCTAGACTACTGCTACTTTTATCATCACGCAATAGCTCACTCGGTCTTGTCACCGTTTCAAATAAAACACACCCCGTCCAGAGAAGCAAGTGAGAAACTGAGCTCGGCAGGAGAAGAGATATCAACGTCGAAGCCTCTCGACCATATCTTCTGGACCACGGTGGCATCGCATTCCCTCCAGGAGCAAACAAACCATCGAGTCACTCATCCCAGTCTGATTAAGCGGGTCATGTTGATTGGGAACCCATGCAGGAACAGAACTAGTAGCTCCCATGGTGGGGACGCTGCAGTGACGGGCCCACGGCTACGGCCTACGGCTTCAATTAGCACTGCACAAATCCACCTCGATTAATCCAGCGTCTGCTCTTTTTTATTGTTATGGACCAGCGCAATCATGGCGATCAGTTGTGATCATCAGTGAGAGTAACTGAATCCCACTTAGCACTAAGCACTACTAGCACACTAGATGCAGTGCAGGGTTAGACAAATATAAAATGAAAGCACTTGATAAGAAGAATTTGCACCATGATGTGGGTGGTTGTGGGCATTGTGGGGGCAAACGCTACCAGATGGACAGGAGTACAAGACCCCATTAGTTCTTTGCATTATTACTCCATTTCCGGTGCTGGTACACTACGGTACCACTGCATGTATGTATTATACAAAACCATAAAGGCGGTTTTAAGATGGCACCGGACGATCTGATCTTCCTTCAGACCTGTACTGAAGATACTCATCATGCCGACGAATGAAGTTTTTGCCGGTCAGTCAGTCAACAATGGCTGGCAAAGGTTCAGTTTTCGCCTGCTGTTTTCTCTACATAATTTGCCTGTTTCTTTGAGATCATCAGATCAATGCTAAATGCTGGTGCTGGCAGCGGCAGGGCAGGCAAATTCAAGAGGTGCAGATATGGGGTTGAGTTCCCAATCTGACACGGAATCCGCATTGTTAATTCTTGGAAGGGAGAAGCTGACGTGGGAAAGAAAGCAAAGCCAAAGGGGGCGTCGTGGAAAGTTTGGAGAGGTGAGAAAGCAGCTGCTGCATTGGCCATCGGCCACATCGCCCTCGCATGGGCAATGGCACGGAAGGCAGCAAAACTGAATTGCAAAACCCTGCTGCTGGCCGCTGTCTTTTGACCGCGACACGCGCTTGAAATAAAGCTGGACACGAAACGTGGCTCGCCTCACCAGTCATGAGTCACCACCACACCTGCTTCGGAGATCAAAACCACCTGCTTTTTAGACCTGATGAAATGGAGGGCTTCAGGGCTTGGACTTTTCGTTCTTGGCGGTCTCCCTGCAACTGCAAAGAGGACATCGTTCTTCTCATACTCTCATCCTGCCTGCATAATTGAAGAATCCTATCCATCTAGCGGTAGCGGCCCCCAAAGATTTCACATTTTGTATTTGTAGTGTGGTGGATTTGCTTTTGTTTGGTGCCATCCCATCCACATGCCTCGTAGTCGTAGACCATACATGGGCCACACAGACAACAACATAAAACACCTCACTGACACTGAAATCTCCATGCGCAATTGCAATTTGCGAGGCAAGAAGAACAGGGGAACCAAGAACAGAGCACAGACAGAGACACTCCCCTGCATTTCAGCAAGATATATTCAGACGAGACAGGAGCGAGTTGCGAtgaaaaatgaaagaaaaaaataaCCAAAAAACAAGAACACCCTTAATACCCCCCACTAATAATTAATTAACACTCTTTGTCCTCTCTAATTAGGCAATAATACTGCTAGTTTAAGCAAGCACTCCACAGAACAGCAGTAGAAGGTTAACATGCACCAGCTAATTCTTGTCTAAGTAAGCTCATCTCCGTTTCACACACGCCAACCAAGGAGACGAAGCAAAGAATGCTTCGAGGTCGCACACGCACACGCCTGTGCAGTGCAGTGCTCTGCGCCGGCGCAGCTACCAGAAGAAGACGGactcggcggcggcgcgggccttGCCGGCGCCGGAGAGGCGGCCGTAGCGGAGGCCGCCGGCGGTGGAGCGGCGTGGCAAGGAGGAGGAGCCGCGGCGGCGGGTGGCCCAGCCGAAGCAGAGGCGGAGGCGCgcgcggaggcggcggaggcccGTGGCCGCGGCGCGGCGCAGGCTGCGGAGCCCCGCCCAGACAACGCGCCTGGGGCGCGCGCGCGGGGACCGCGGCGACTCGGCGTCGCGGGAGAAGTGGTAGCTCCGGAGGAACAGCTGACGCCGCTCCCACCGCGCCATGTGCTCCAGGTACGGCCACGGCGCCACGCCGCCCGCGGCCCTCGTCGCCGCCGGCACGGACGCCACTCGCACGGA
It encodes:
- the LOC136480894 gene encoding uncharacterized protein; protein product: MSVRVASVPAATRAAGGVAPWPYLEHMARWERRQLFLRSYHFSRDAESPRSPRARPRRVVWAGLRSLRRAAATGLRRLRARLRLCFGWATRRRGSSSLPRRSTAGGLRYGRLSGAGKARAAAESVFFW